Proteins encoded by one window of Leptospira barantonii:
- a CDS encoding lysophospholipid acyltransferase family protein, with translation MEENSKVNERQSFKRKFLIWLIPFLVVNLQRLIGLTSRRVNIGDENLVKLRKEKKPYILSIWHTNVLYSPYLNRNAGAAVLISESKDGDFINEVVHRFGNYSIRGSSSKGGSKALKALFKHLKNNLPAAITPDGPRGPALVLQAGLIACAQVSQIPIIPMHYECTRQWIAERAWDKHRIPKPFTTFVVSYGDPIYVPKKLDEESFEEARLSVEKAMLENRQRAIDKAEELRKK, from the coding sequence ATGGAAGAAAATTCTAAGGTAAACGAAAGACAATCGTTCAAAAGAAAATTTTTAATCTGGCTGATTCCTTTTCTCGTGGTCAATCTTCAAAGATTGATCGGTCTTACTTCCCGAAGAGTCAATATCGGCGACGAAAATCTTGTTAAACTTCGTAAGGAAAAAAAACCTTACATCCTTTCCATCTGGCATACGAACGTTCTTTATTCTCCTTATCTCAATAGGAATGCGGGGGCCGCGGTTTTGATCTCCGAGTCCAAGGACGGAGACTTTATCAACGAGGTTGTACATCGTTTCGGCAATTATAGCATACGGGGAAGTTCTTCGAAGGGCGGTTCCAAGGCTCTCAAAGCTTTGTTCAAACATCTGAAAAATAATCTTCCCGCGGCGATAACGCCCGACGGTCCGAGAGGGCCCGCGCTTGTGCTTCAAGCGGGTTTGATCGCGTGCGCTCAAGTTTCCCAGATTCCGATCATTCCGATGCATTATGAATGTACCCGTCAGTGGATCGCGGAACGCGCTTGGGACAAACATAGAATTCCGAAACCTTTCACCACATTTGTGGTTTCCTACGGAGATCCGATTTACGTTCCGAAAAAACTCGACGAAGAAAGTTTTGAGGAAGCGAGGCTTTCCGTGGAGAAGGCGATGTTGGAAAATCGGCAAAGAGCCATAGACAAAGCCGAAGAGTTAAGAAAAAAATAA
- a CDS encoding Kelch repeat-containing protein: protein MRIIRIWAVLLGGLLAFQACDDSSKKKGEEILLSLIQNSSQQANLFPPGPTVRRSTDAQPPSPGPSADFIRSERKQDFLAKIDRPVAFSVNGKGYLAFRDTPTTAWIDLWEYSPNTDSWTQKQTLVTGQSNVGLVAFGVAGKGYLSVPVNSTFNFVNKYDPTTNVWTQIANMPGGPRSNGAAFVIGTKAYVGTGRSLQGTVLKSFYELDTVTETWRSVADLPAARMDSVAFVLNGAGYVGGGQDALHQLSDFWQYQPQTNGPGTWIQIASFPGITGSGTGTSVDGKGLIIGYVYAPNPNFERQVWSYDPSVGWKQETNLYFSSQPESLGTTASFTTGSFAYSVIGQKVYQFQRVIIGPDEPSDM, encoded by the coding sequence ATGAGAATAATAAGAATATGGGCCGTTTTGCTCGGAGGATTACTTGCGTTTCAGGCGTGCGATGATTCATCCAAGAAGAAAGGAGAAGAGATACTTCTTTCTTTGATTCAAAATTCTTCCCAACAAGCAAACTTGTTTCCGCCGGGACCGACCGTGAGACGTTCAACGGACGCACAACCGCCTTCGCCCGGTCCAAGCGCCGATTTTATCCGTTCGGAACGAAAGCAGGATTTTCTCGCAAAGATCGATAGACCTGTGGCCTTTTCCGTCAATGGAAAAGGATATCTTGCCTTTAGAGATACTCCGACAACCGCTTGGATCGACTTGTGGGAGTATTCGCCTAACACGGACAGTTGGACCCAAAAGCAAACACTTGTAACCGGTCAGAGTAACGTTGGTCTTGTGGCGTTCGGAGTCGCAGGAAAGGGTTATCTCAGCGTGCCTGTGAATAGTACGTTTAACTTTGTGAACAAATACGATCCGACGACGAATGTATGGACACAGATCGCAAATATGCCCGGAGGACCGCGGAGCAATGGGGCCGCATTCGTAATCGGAACCAAGGCCTATGTCGGTACGGGACGTTCTCTGCAAGGTACGGTGCTTAAGAGTTTTTACGAACTGGATACCGTAACGGAAACTTGGAGATCGGTAGCGGACCTTCCTGCCGCTCGGATGGATTCGGTAGCCTTTGTTTTAAACGGAGCAGGCTATGTTGGAGGAGGACAAGATGCTCTGCATCAACTTTCCGATTTTTGGCAATATCAACCTCAGACCAACGGACCGGGTACTTGGATACAAATCGCGTCTTTTCCGGGTATCACCGGTTCCGGCACCGGAACTTCCGTCGACGGTAAGGGATTGATCATCGGATATGTATACGCGCCCAATCCAAATTTTGAAAGACAGGTCTGGTCGTACGATCCGAGCGTCGGTTGGAAACAAGAGACGAATTTGTATTTTTCATCCCAACCGGAATCGTTGGGAACAACAGCGTCTTTTACCACAGGATCGTTTGCTTATTCCGTGATCGGACAGAAAGTTTATCAATTCCAACGTGTGATCATTGGACCCGACGAACCTTCAGATATGTAA
- a CDS encoding DUF4907 domain-containing protein translates to MFKIMTILISISLSFAVCNPKKGNVADSADIQNAKDQEIKIETYSVETGGYGYDVYVNGALKIHQPHIPGRNGLSGFTRQIQAHQAAQLTADKLSQGIMPPTITEKELDGILGKR, encoded by the coding sequence GTGTTCAAAATTATGACGATTCTAATTTCAATTTCTCTTTCATTTGCGGTTTGTAATCCGAAGAAGGGGAATGTTGCCGATTCCGCTGATATCCAAAACGCCAAAGACCAAGAAATAAAGATCGAAACCTATTCCGTGGAAACGGGTGGATACGGTTATGACGTTTACGTAAACGGCGCTTTGAAAATTCATCAACCTCACATTCCGGGTAGAAACGGTTTGAGCGGTTTTACCCGGCAAATACAGGCTCATCAGGCGGCTCAACTGACGGCCGATAAATTGAGTCAGGGAATCATGCCCCCGACCATAACCGAAAAGGAACTCGATGGTATTTTAGGAAAACGTTAA